The Candidatus Methylomirabilis tolerans genome includes a window with the following:
- a CDS encoding type II toxin-antitoxin system VapB family antitoxin: MRTTLNIDDALLRRAAALTGVDEKTSLVRLGLEALVAKESARRLANLAGTEKRLLPIPRRRSTRPA, from the coding sequence ATGAGAACGACACTCAACATCGATGATGCCCTCTTACGTCGCGCAGCCGCACTCACCGGAGTTGACGAGAAAACCTCCCTAGTGCGCCTAGGGCTCGAAGCCTTGGTTGCGAAAGAAAGCGCCCGTCGCTTGGCGAACCTTGCGGGAACCGAAAAGCGACTTCTGCCTATTCCAAGGCGTCGGTCCACCAGACCCGCATGA
- a CDS encoding PIN domain-containing protein, with product MILVDTSVWIEQLRRGSERLQSLLYDEQVLCHPFIIGELACGTLRNRQEILRLLSVLPKALVADHEEVVHLVEGRHLYGRGLGWVDVHLLASSILTRCTLWTLDKQLKQVAAALKISM from the coding sequence ATGATTCTCGTGGACACTTCGGTTTGGATCGAGCAGCTCAGACGGGGGAGCGAACGTCTTCAGTCTTTGCTCTACGACGAGCAGGTCCTCTGCCATCCTTTCATTATCGGCGAGCTGGCCTGCGGGACGCTGCGGAATCGCCAGGAAATTCTCCGTCTATTGTCGGTTCTACCGAAGGCTCTCGTTGCGGATCATGAAGAGGTCGTACATCTTGTGGAAGGACGGCACCTCTACGGACGTGGCCTAGGCTGGGTGGATGTCCATCTCTTAGCTTCATCGATCCTCACGAGATGTACCCTCTGGACACTGGATAAGCAACTGAAACAAGTCGCAGCCGCCCTCAAGATCTCAATGTGA